Genomic segment of Gasterosteus aculeatus chromosome 4, fGasAcu3.hap1.1, whole genome shotgun sequence:
ctcttttttgtttgtttgtttgttgttttactcaCGCAGGTACCTCCGAGTCTGTGACTCTCGATCACGGCTGCAGACGCTCCGAGCTCCGACGCCCTGCGAGCGCCGGCCAGGCCGCCGGAGCCGCCGCCGATCACCAGGAAGTCGAGCCGGGTCGTCTGCGGGTCTGCTGAGGCCATGGCGCGGCGGGTGAGAGCTGCGTGTCTGCGGGGAGACGAGAAAAGTTGCTCTCTGAGGCAGGAGGTAGCTGGCGACCGGGCGAGCTGCCTTAATATTGCCATAACCAGGAAGCTCGCGGGAGCGCGCGCGGAACAAAATGGGAGGGTCAAGGGAGAGCCGCCGACTGCTGTGTCATTATGAATCGCAACAATGCTTTTGTAAATCCCAGAAACGGGGTTTTCACAGTAGTCATGGTGATGCGCACATCGGAGCTCGCAGTGTTACAACAACAGCGGCGGAACAGACCGCGAATACCACCGAGTGTACATTTTAAACGGTGACTAAGTTTTGCGGTCAATAAAAGGCAAACGGGGTTTTAACCGTTCGTGGTTGTCGTGGAGACGGCGGGTTGCTCACCTTGGTAACGCCAGGGACGGAAGCAGCCTGTTGAATAGCATGATTTATTCGTTTAGGGTCGTTTTAATGAGGCGCGCGTCCTGAAGTTTGACTTTATTGTAACGTAATAACACTTCCTGTGTCACGGGGTGAACTGGACGCCCAGTTCTGGACGCCCGCCGAAAACCATGTAGGAATGTTTCCTTTTGCAGTTTTATATCAATTAAAATACGCAGGGGAGGTTGTCTTGTTTGAGGTCGTGAATAACGGCTCGAGCATTAACCAACGTCACTTGTGCGTGCGCGTACGTAAAAACAAGCGTGCATAATCACACGGTGGGATGGCGATTTGCGTAGCAATTTTTTTTCAAGAATACCTCAGGCCTACGCAGCacgtaaataaaaaataaacgagCGGACTTCCGGCCCAAACCTTCAAAATAATACATCCGGTTAattttcaaaaacaaagctCTGGTGTATTGGTGAATGAGGTAAACCTTGTGcggaaaataaaatagaaaaaatacaatttgtaaGTCAAGACATGTTCTTCAACGTGTTGATTCTTGTTGAACTAATGTGTTGGCTTTTCAATGAAGAATGTATTATCTCGCAAACAGTATCGCTGATCAATCAACATTTTTATCAATCAATACAACTATGCAACAAATATCGTTTTTAGAGAGCATTATCGAAAAACTAATTGCAATGTAACTTAGTATTTGTATTCCGCGCTCTTGTTTTGTAGGCGAGAAAACCCGTTTTCCGGAGTAGTGTCCGCTAGCCAACGGTTGCTAAAGCAAAGCTAGCGCAAAGCGGCTCGGTTGGTCTCGTAGATGAGCTTCAATATCCAATCCACGAAAAggatttattcaattcaaaacaGACGACAGATAAATACACCACACTCCTGCAGAAGGTACGTGCGCGGCATTTGACTCTGTTGCGAACATAAACATTTGAAAAGCGGGCCGTCGTCTTTTCACCCTCCTTGTTGTGGTCAGATGAGGCCTTTTCCTCGGGATCAAAGGGAAGACAGCGCCGGACTACAGGAGGAAAACCATCGAAAATACAGAAAAGGGGAACCGCTTTCTTTTCCTCGCAATCCGCTATCCGGGTGTCCGGTGTTAAAGAAAAAGGCTTCACCTGAAGGGAAGGGGGCTACAGAACGGCCTTGTGTTGTTAACAGTACTGTGAGGTTCAATCTCTGTTTTTATCGTTCCGCAGTGTGAGGCCACCTCACCTGATCGGCGCGTGCGGCTCCTCTCTGCATGACCTCCAGGACCTGCGGCCAGATGACCTGCCGACCTCTCGCCGCCTCATCATGAATCCCGTCAGCTACCACAGCGTGAGGGCCTCCGTGAACGGCGGTCATCCCAATTTGGTCCTGGATCGGGTCTTGAGCTCCTCCAACGTGAAGTGCTGTCAGAAATGTGGATTTGCCTCCCCGGACGCGGCGGAGCTGAAGAGGCACATGCTGGAGCACAGAGGGACGAGGTTCTACTGCTTTTACTGCAACAAGGTCACGTTCAGCGAGGCGGAGTTAAACGCTCACCTGAAGCAACACGGCTCCAAGTATCCGTTTAAATGTCCTCACTGTGGACAGGGCTACATGCGGAGGTTGTGCCTCGTCAAGCACATCGATCGCCTGCACAGTAAAGGCATCGGTCAAGAACTCGCTAAGCCCGGCACGACGAAAAACTCCCATGTCCCTGTCTCCGGTGCCTTATCTAGTGTGCCCACTGCTGATCCGGCATCattccgtccgtccgtccgagTGACGGTGCCCATCCCGGGAATGTCTGCGGTCAGGCCGGCTTGGGATGAACTGAGGGGGAAATCACTGGACACGAACGGGGCAAATGCCACGCACGGCAATGCGGAACTTCTGACCCCTTTGAATGGACACGTACAGCACAACAGAGCTCTGACGGTCTCTCTTCCGGAGGAGGTGACGATCCCCGCCGGGTGTTTGGTGGAGCTCGTCGAGGTGAAGACTGTGAACGGGACCAAGGAGCTGAAGCTGAGGCTCGTCTCTCAACAGGAAAACGAGTCTGTGATAAAAGAGACGAGGAGCACGGTCCCTCCAAACAGTGCACTGGGAAAGCCCTTCTTATACTCATTAAATCGCCCCAACGCGGCGAAATCCATGAGCATGGGGATGTGCACCGTCAACAGGAAGCAGTGCGAGACAAACCTCGTGAATTCGGGACGTCCTGCTGCTTTCCCCGTTTCCAAAAGCCTCCCGAATCACGTAAACGAAGAGAAAAATGGATTTAAAAGAGCATCACATGAAATAATCAACTTGGAAAGTCCCACAGTTGTTCCGAACAAGGTTCCCAAAGTCATCCTCAACACTGCAAGAGAAGGAAACAGTGTGATCCAAGGGACTCCGAGCGAACCGGTCAACCACAATGCAGCTGTGCCCTCGGTTATCTGCAACAGGCTCGGCCAAAGGTTTGCGAGCGCCCTGCATCCAGAGAACACGGGAGCACGTGTCTCTCAGCGAGCTGTGGACGAGAGGACTAATTTAGTTCCAGAGCATTCCAAGGGTATCCCACGCAGCAGGGCGAGTGACTTAAAGATCCCTCCTCGGGAAGTTTCTGTGGCTGTAAAGCTGGAACCGGGCGAGATGCGCCTCAAGAGCAACACCTCGCTGACGATAAAAAAAGAGGCGGCGGGCTTGAACCAGCAACATTCTTCTTCTCCGGCCTTGAGTGTCCTCTTGGCGGCATCCGCCCAAGTGAGACCTCCGCCGAAACTACTTTGTAAGGACGAGGTTTCGTGTCCGTCCTTTTCCATTCCCAGAAACCTAAGCGAGTCCTCGTCGGTCAAAACGCCGGCGCCGTCCAACTGCAGGGGTCCAAAGGAGTCGTCCTGGGCCCAGGAAGTAGGGTCCGGTCAGAGGGTGGGAAAACGGGACGCGCTAGAGCCTGAGGGTTTCCCCATCATTTCCTCCGTGTTTTCACTTAGCCAACAGCCGGAGGACGTCCAGGGCTCCATGCAACCGCTGGTCATGGCGCTGCGCGGTATAGTGATGGATAAAAGCGGCGGCCCCGAAAGCAAAGCTCAAGATCACGTCAAGGTGCCGAACGCCACGGAGCGGGCGGCGGAGACGGCGACATCCCACGCTCAAGTGTCCGCAATAGACGCACCCACCATCCACGAGTGTTTGGTGACGGAGCGGACCGGTGACTCCGTCAAAGTAGAGGATAAAGGTATGCAGCATCCTCCCGCACCCACCGACAACCCcatcaaggaggagaaaaacGGCACCAAGGCGACAGCTGTTGAGGAACAAAGTCCCGCTCCAGCTACAAAATCCTCCACGGACGAGGAGGCCGTTTCTGCAATTGCTGCGCGTGCGGGGGCGGAGCCCCAGCGGCCACCGGCGAAAAGTGAGCACGACATCCCAAAGTTCCTGACTGTCTCGCTCAAACGGGTACAGGTGggcctgtggaaaaaaaacaggaaggggCTGAAGCTTAGACTATCCAAATATAAGACGCCTGTGGGCGGGCTGACTGACTGCGCGGCCATTTACCCGATGCCGCTGAAGGTGGACCAGCTGGTGAAACGGCCGAGCCCCTACCAGCCCGTGGTGGTGCTCAACCACCCGAAGCCCCGGGTCGCCATACAGGGCGCCAGGTTGGACGCCGTCACGGACACTGGAGAGTTCGAGTCGGCTCCCAAGTGCCAAATCTTAAAAATGAGGCTGAGCAAAGTGATGGGGCAGAAGTACGAGGTGCTGGGCTGCACCGTCGGCGTCTTTCCGTGAATCCACCCGCGCCCAGAAATGGGATTTCAATTCTGAACAAAATGACTAGTATTACAACAGGTGATGActtaaagaaagagaaaatatgaGCGAGGGAGGATACgattcaaaaaaaaatctggttaGCATTGTGTTACATGTATGTTGTTTGTACAGGCATGAAATGTGGAATATTCAAGTGCAATGTGGTTTGACTACCTTGAACTGCTTTGGGGGATTTGCAGTCTTACACAGATGCTGAGTACTGCTCCAGATGTTTGGGAAAGTAGTAGATCTGCCAAGGCGGAAATGCatgctgtttatttaaaaaaaaaaaaagataacatcCTGTGgttgttattttttgttatattttcatCAGTAACGCTCCTCTAGATTtgaccagatgtgtgtgttgtacaCCTGAGAGTATCAAACTCACTCCCTCAGAACACAATGTGGCAAAGAACCAAACTGAATGATGAACGAATAGCATAATGTTGAAATGCTTGTTTTGCGTCAGCGTTATAGGCAGATATGTTGAGCGGGAAGCCTTGCCCAACGTTCAGCATCCACAGCAgccccttttttctctttttaacgCACATTTCAACAGTCCGAGACAGAGACAACCAATCGTTTTCCAGCCATCGCATATGGAAAGAGAGCACTGCTTCTTTTGTCTCCGGAAATGAAGTTGTGAAGGCACTTATGTTACATCCCAAGTCTTTTTAACACAATTGCCTTAAAGCTAATCAACAAGGCGCGTTCAGCTTAAAAAAGCTCCTCCGAGAACTGTTTGAGTTAACATCCGGTTTCAAGTGTGCGGCACTCACTGTTGTTTAGTGGTGCATTCAGGATACTCCTTCAGCACACCCAGAAATTGGAGGAGTATCGCCCGAGTTGTATTTATTCGGCCAACAGTCACTGGAAAATGAATCACCTGAACTGGACCAATAGGGGAAGAAAAACTACTATGTGGTGTAAATAATGGAAGCTGGGCATACACACTCTTCTGTCTGTTCAGGTTTCTCAGTTTGGATGTATTTTAAATGACCGGGTGTTGCAGAGAAATGGTTAATATTTTTTTGCCAGCTCTCCTTAATGTGTTGTGTGAAGGGAAACGTCACGTGTATTATAAACATTTCTCACCAGTGTTCTCCATTTTCACCCCCCCGAATCATGGTGATAAAACCTTAATGTCATTAACTTTGCCAGGTGATTGGGAGTGCCTGAATGCACCGCGAGTCTTTAGGTCTGAGGCTGGAGCCAACAGCTTTAATCTTGACAACTGCTGATACAGAAGAAAATAGTCTCCACAAATCATGATACATTTTCTCTTCCAAATATATTTCATTCACTTATTCAAAGCAACAGAAACTAATGTCAACATTGTCttgcatctgtttgtttttctccttgtcCCAAACGGTTGCCCGATGACCCGTTCATGTAACGCCTCTTCGCAGCTCCTTATACCAGTGGTGAAATAATGGATCCGACGAAAGTCTCGCGAGCTGGTTTATTACTGTTACAGAAAGTCACATGCTTTCATCTGATCTTATGTACATATTAAGCGATTGTTGTGAATCCCAGAGCCTGTTATCTCCATCAAAAGGACACAAGCAATCGTATCTCCGGGTGCTCTGCAGAACTGTTTGGGTTCTTGCGACAGCATCACaatgttcgtgtgtgtgtgcgtgtgtgtgtgtgtttataatcAGTTACCACGATGTATGAGGTGCTCCACCTAACAATTAAGAGGTTGTGGTGGCCCAGTCTTTATTGTGTATATACGTTCTGATCACTCAGATTTTATCATGTACATACGtataaatatgaaatgtgaTAGCTGTTGTTCATGCTCTGTAGGGAATGGTTCACATTCCACAGCCTCTTCAGCTAAAGCAGTTAAGTTGCGCTTTACTCTCCTGGAACTGCAGAGTCAGAAACTGACGTACTTTATTGTttgttatataaatatatattattattttaagggCGCGGCGGTTCCTTCTGAATGTTTTACGTTGCCTTCCATACACTTCTCATTTGTGTTTAGAAATACTTATGCcctttttaaagctgtttttggttcattatttttgttttcttattgtgTCTCATGCTTTTATAATAACAGTTATGTAACtactctttttttctattaaaaaatgGTTGCAGTATGTATGGTCTATTCCATTTTGTTCAACAGAATTGCATCGCATCTCAGAGTGTGTGATGTCAACGCTAAAGTGGGGAGGGCCTTCAATAcaacaaaaaagtatttgaaaTTTGCCAGCGTTGTGCAAGTGTACTTAGAAAATCGTATTGTTAGAAAAAGTCTTACTCTACACTCGTGTAAAATCATTTGTGTGTAGCAGCAGCGTGTAAGGTTACATAGTAAACGTGGTATACAGTAAGTGCTGCGTATGAATTCAAAATgcacaataaatacatacaataaaataatatattcaattaaatatttaaatagcaaAAAATATGTGCGAGTCGCTAGTCATTGAGGCCAGTTGGAGTTGTCTTCTTTGGTACAGGGACCTCAGGTAGAAGACATGTTGCAGGACGTTAGACAGCTGGATGGCAACGGTCTTCAGTACCCTGGACCTGATACGGTCAGGTCCTTCAGCCTTGATGGAGTCTCTCCAGAAGTCCTCTCACCTGGACAgtcgacagagagagaggggggggggggcagggtgggaGAGCCCTTTGATGTGTAAAGGTCTTTGATGTTTGTGTACCGGGGGGAGGTGTTTGGGTGGTGTGATGTATGGGGAGATAGCCGAGGGGGGTCTCAAATGAGCCTCCTGTTGTCTCCCTTGAAGCCAGTTATTTGCTTCATCCAGGTTCACACCTCGCTTTTGT
This window contains:
- the LOC120818226 gene encoding uncharacterized protein LOC120818226 isoform X2, translating into MNPVSYHSVRASVNGGHPNLVLDRVLSSSNVKCCQKCGFASPDAAELKRHMLEHRGTRFYCFYCNKVTFSEAELNAHLKQHGSKYPFKCPHCGQGYMRRLCLVKHIDRLHSKGIGQELAKPGTTKNSHVPVSGALSSVPTADPASFRPSVRVTVPIPGMSAVRPAWDELRGKSLDTNGANATHGNAELLTPLNGHVQHNRALTVSLPEEVTIPAGCLVELVEVKTVNGTKELKLRLVSQQENESVIKETRSTVPPNSALGKPFLYSLNRPNAAKSMSMGMCTVNRKQCETNLVNSGRPAAFPVSKSLPNHVNEEKNGFKRASHEIINLESPTVVPNKVPKVILNTAREGNSVIQGTPSEPVNHNAAVPSVICNRLGQRFASALHPENTGARVSQRAVDERTNLVPEHSKGIPRSRASDLKIPPREVSVAVKLEPGEMRLKSNTSLTIKKEAAGLNQQHSSSPALSVLLAASAQVRPPPKLLCKDEVSCPSFSIPRNLSESSSVKTPAPSNCRGPKESSWAQEVGSGQRVGKRDALEPEGFPIISSVFSLSQQPEDVQGSMQPLVMALRGIVMDKSGGPESKAQDHVKVPNATERAAETATSHAQVSAIDAPTIHECLVTERTGDSVKVEDKGMQHPPAPTDNPIKEEKNGTKATAVEEQSPAPATKSSTDEEAVSAIAARAGAEPQRPPAKSEHDIPKFLTVSLKRVQVGLWKKNRKGLKLRLSKYKTPVGGLTDCAAIYPMPLKVDQLVKRPSPYQPVVVLNHPKPRVAIQGARLDAVTDTGEFESAPKCQILKMRLSKVMGQKYEVLGCTVGVFP
- the LOC120818226 gene encoding uncharacterized protein LOC120818226 isoform X1, whose protein sequence is MSFNIQSTKRIYSIQNRRQINTPHSCRSVRPPHLIGACGSSLHDLQDLRPDDLPTSRRLIMNPVSYHSVRASVNGGHPNLVLDRVLSSSNVKCCQKCGFASPDAAELKRHMLEHRGTRFYCFYCNKVTFSEAELNAHLKQHGSKYPFKCPHCGQGYMRRLCLVKHIDRLHSKGIGQELAKPGTTKNSHVPVSGALSSVPTADPASFRPSVRVTVPIPGMSAVRPAWDELRGKSLDTNGANATHGNAELLTPLNGHVQHNRALTVSLPEEVTIPAGCLVELVEVKTVNGTKELKLRLVSQQENESVIKETRSTVPPNSALGKPFLYSLNRPNAAKSMSMGMCTVNRKQCETNLVNSGRPAAFPVSKSLPNHVNEEKNGFKRASHEIINLESPTVVPNKVPKVILNTAREGNSVIQGTPSEPVNHNAAVPSVICNRLGQRFASALHPENTGARVSQRAVDERTNLVPEHSKGIPRSRASDLKIPPREVSVAVKLEPGEMRLKSNTSLTIKKEAAGLNQQHSSSPALSVLLAASAQVRPPPKLLCKDEVSCPSFSIPRNLSESSSVKTPAPSNCRGPKESSWAQEVGSGQRVGKRDALEPEGFPIISSVFSLSQQPEDVQGSMQPLVMALRGIVMDKSGGPESKAQDHVKVPNATERAAETATSHAQVSAIDAPTIHECLVTERTGDSVKVEDKGMQHPPAPTDNPIKEEKNGTKATAVEEQSPAPATKSSTDEEAVSAIAARAGAEPQRPPAKSEHDIPKFLTVSLKRVQVGLWKKNRKGLKLRLSKYKTPVGGLTDCAAIYPMPLKVDQLVKRPSPYQPVVVLNHPKPRVAIQGARLDAVTDTGEFESAPKCQILKMRLSKVMGQKYEVLGCTVGVFP